One Magnetococcus sp. PR-3 genomic window, CTTTTTCAGAACAGCAAAGGCTTGCTCAATTGGATTAAAGTCTGGACTGTACGGTGGCAAAGGAAGCAATTTGTGGCCATGGGCCTCCAGTAATTCCTTAATAGGTCTTTTACGGTGAAACGCTGCATTGTCCATCACGATGACACTGGGTGAGTTCAGCAAGGGTAACAACATTTCCTCTAGCCAAGTCTCAACCAGTTCCGCATTGCACGAAAAGTTGAAAACCACTGGAGCCAACCATTCACCAACCCTCTGTGCCATTATCAAATTGGTGCGATTGTGGTTTCTTCCAGGCCTTTCACCAAAGACCTTCTTACCTCTTTTTGCCCAAGCGTGCTGTCTACATA contains:
- a CDS encoding transposase; protein product: CRQHAWAKRGKKVFGERPGRNHNRTNLIMAQRVGEWLAPVVFNFSCNAELVETWLEEMLLPLLNSPSVIVMDNAAFHRKRPIKELLEAHGHKLLPLPPYSPDFNPIEQAFAVLKK